In a genomic window of Sarcophilus harrisii chromosome 4, mSarHar1.11, whole genome shotgun sequence:
- the HES7 gene encoding transcription factor HES-7 isoform X2, which produces MARSGLPFSLPQMLKPLVEKRRRDRINRSLEELRLLLLERTRDQNLRNPKVEKAEILEFAVGYLRDRSRAEPPGAPRSPTQDSEALTSCYLSGFRECLLRLAAYVHEASPAARAQLLSTLHSYLRPKQSRPEPGSGEPRCPPPRPTLDPAALPSGPMPTPAHHRPLLHPASPHSAWSPTLSTTWPRNLGARAPHTGLRPPQRQEGAPPGGKSPPAPPAFWRPWP; this is translated from the exons ATGGCTCGGTCCggcctccccttttccctcccacagATGCTAAAGCCACTAGTGGAAAAGCGGCGCCGGGATCGTATCAATCGGAGCCTAGAGGAGCTTAGGCTACTGTTGCTGGAGAGGACCCGGGATCAG AACCTCCGGAACCCGAAGGTGGAAAAGGCTGAGATCCTGGAGTTCGCTGTAGGCTACTTGAGGGACCGGAGCCGGGCCGAGCCCCCGG GTGCCCCCCGATCCCCGACTCAGGACTCAGAGGCGCTGACCAGCTGCTACCTGTCCGGTTTCCGCGAGTGTCTCCTCCGCCTGGCAGCATACGTCCACGAAGCCAGCCCGGCAGCCCGAGCCCAGCTCCTCTCCACCCTCCACAGCTACCTCCGACCCAAGCAGAGCCGGCCCGAGCCCGGCTCCGGGGAGCCCCGCTGCCCGCCCCCTCGCCCCACGCTGGACCCCGCCGCCCTGCCGTCAGGCCCGATGCCTACCCCTGCTCACCACCGCCCTCTCCTGCACCCCGCCAGCCCCCACTCCGCCTGGTCCCCGACACTCAGCACAACCTGGCCAAGGAACCTGGGCGCACGGGCGCCCCACACAGGACTGCGGCCTCCTCAGAGACAAGAGGGGGCGCCGCCGGGGGGCAAGTCCCCGCCTGCCCCGCCCGCCTTCTGGAGACCTTGGCCCTGa
- the HES7 gene encoding transcription factor HES-7 isoform X1, protein MARSGLPFSLPQMLKPLVEKRRRDRINRSLEELRLLLLERTRDQNLRNPKVEKAEILEFAVGYLRDRSRAEPPGTTGAPRSPTQDSEALTSCYLSGFRECLLRLAAYVHEASPAARAQLLSTLHSYLRPKQSRPEPGSGEPRCPPPRPTLDPAALPSGPMPTPAHHRPLLHPASPHSAWSPTLSTTWPRNLGARAPHTGLRPPQRQEGAPPGGKSPPAPPAFWRPWP, encoded by the exons ATGGCTCGGTCCggcctccccttttccctcccacagATGCTAAAGCCACTAGTGGAAAAGCGGCGCCGGGATCGTATCAATCGGAGCCTAGAGGAGCTTAGGCTACTGTTGCTGGAGAGGACCCGGGATCAG AACCTCCGGAACCCGAAGGTGGAAAAGGCTGAGATCCTGGAGTTCGCTGTAGGCTACTTGAGGGACCGGAGCCGGGCCGAGCCCCCGGGTACAACGG GTGCCCCCCGATCCCCGACTCAGGACTCAGAGGCGCTGACCAGCTGCTACCTGTCCGGTTTCCGCGAGTGTCTCCTCCGCCTGGCAGCATACGTCCACGAAGCCAGCCCGGCAGCCCGAGCCCAGCTCCTCTCCACCCTCCACAGCTACCTCCGACCCAAGCAGAGCCGGCCCGAGCCCGGCTCCGGGGAGCCCCGCTGCCCGCCCCCTCGCCCCACGCTGGACCCCGCCGCCCTGCCGTCAGGCCCGATGCCTACCCCTGCTCACCACCGCCCTCTCCTGCACCCCGCCAGCCCCCACTCCGCCTGGTCCCCGACACTCAGCACAACCTGGCCAAGGAACCTGGGCGCACGGGCGCCCCACACAGGACTGCGGCCTCCTCAGAGACAAGAGGGGGCGCCGCCGGGGGGCAAGTCCCCGCCTGCCCCGCCCGCCTTCTGGAGACCTTGGCCCTGa